The Sesamum indicum cultivar Zhongzhi No. 13 linkage group LG2, S_indicum_v1.0, whole genome shotgun sequence genome contains a region encoding:
- the LOC105156397 gene encoding uncharacterized protein LOC105156397: MGKKLDALLRRGFKTSKFKATVALAVSRLAVLKNQRQARCSIAQSDVVEFLKSSNHDRALLRVEQVIKEQNMLDVFVVLEGYCHLLIERVNLFEQEKVCPEELKEAVSTLIFAATRCGEFPELQQIRAIFTSRFGKEFAARAVELRNNCGVNPKIIQKLSTKPPSLENKMKALKEIASDYNIDLPMEETVSDSRMEDQDSSLEKQQKPSQSGPSRISNQGENESMLQPADEIDRGEDFSDTLKIRRKYKDVADAAEEAFKSAAYAAAAARAAVELSRSESTDPDDPNTPNIRLRNVTATIKPIKAELQTHEEDIAEDEHMKTEVKFEKIHPVQYYDLESKDAGIHEEKGEEQFKGDENGTEFKRSLSASSLDSSDDNVKGVSLSSDEAGQSKKGGVVFDESDGEDEQEMRVPGTYDFNAGQKNDVFEGRSRAQVGVKMKTGPGNAHAQFATEKKTQIIEPLNINRRPISVRTRWAHR; this comes from the exons ATGGGGAAGAAACTGGATGCTTTGCTGAGGAGAGGCTTCAAGACCTCAAAATTCAAGGCCACGGTTGCGCTGGCCGTTTCTCGGCTGGCTGTGCTCAAGAACCAGCGCCAGGCGCGGTGCTCTATTGCACAGTCCGACGTTGTTGAGTTCCTTAAGAGTAGCAACCATGACAGGGCTCTTCTCAGG GTTGAGCAAGTGATAAAGGAGCAGAATATGTTGGATGTGTTTGTTGTACTGGAAGGATATTGCCATCTTTTGATAGAGAGAGTCAACCTGTTTGAACAAGAAAA AGTTTGCCCTGAAGAGTTGAAAGAAGCTGTGTCGACTTTGATCTTTGCTGCCACAAGATGTGGGGAGTTCCCGGAACTTCAACAGATTCGGGCAATTTTCACTTCCCGCTTCGGCAAAGAATTTGCAGCTCGGGCTGTTGAATTGCGCAATAATTGTGGAGTTAATCCTAAG ATTATACAGAAGCTGTCAACCAAGCCACCAAGCTTGGAGAACAAAATGAAGGCGCTGAAGGAGATTGCTTCAGACTACAACATTGATCTTCCGATGGAGGAAACTGTATCAGACAGTAGAATG GAAGATCAGGACTCAAGCCTGGAGAAGCAGCAGAAGCCAAGTCAATCAGGTCCTTCTAGAATTTCTAATCAAGGAGAGAATGAATCAATGTTACAGCCTGCAGACGAGATAGACAGAGGTGAAGATTTTTCTGATACACTTAAAATTAGGAGAAAATACAAGGATGTGGCTGATGCAGCGGAAGAAGCTTTCAAGTCTGCTGCTTATGCAGCAGCAGCCGCTAGAGCAGCTGTGGAATTATCACGGTCTGAATCCACAGATCCTGATGATCCAAATACCCCCAACATCCGGCTGAGAAATGTAACAGCCACGATTAAGCCAATCAAAGCTGAACTCCAAACTCATGAGGAAGATATAGCGGAGGACGAGCATATGAAAACTGAAgtgaaatttgagaaaatccACCCAGTTCAATACTATGACTTGGAGAGTAAAGATGCAGGTATACATGAAGAAAAGGGAGAGGAACAGTTCAAAGGAGACGAGAATGGAACTGAATTTAAGAGATCACTTTCTGCATCAAGCTTGGATTCATCAGATGACAATGTGAAGGGGGTTAGCCTATCTTCGGATGAAGCCGGCCAGAGTAAGAAAGGGGGTGTAGTATTTGATGAAAGTGATGGTGAAGATGAGCAGGAAATGAGGGTACCTGGAACATATGACTTCAATGCTGGTCAAAAGAATGATGTATTTGAAGGGAGAAGCAGAGCTCAAGTTGGAGTGAAGATGAAGACAGGGCCTGGAAATGCCCACGCTCAATTTGCTACAGAGaagaaaactcaaattatAGAGCCTTTAAACATCAACAGGAGGCCGATCTCTGTAAGAACCAGATGGGCACACAGATAA
- the LOC105156398 gene encoding homologous-pairing protein 2 homolog encodes MAPKSDSTEGIVLNFVNEQNRPLNSQCVADSLQKFDLKKAAVQKALDSLADSGKISFKEYGKQKIYLARQDQFNIPNNEELNQMKEENAKLQEQLNEQKKAIAEVEGEIKALQSNLTLEEIHAKKNKLGNEVKQMEDKLIKLRQGVTLVSPEERQIVEKIYMDVINQWRRRKRMFKDIWDAITENSPKNLKDFKEELGIEYDEDVGVSLQSYGELMQSGKKRARCK; translated from the exons ATGGCTCCCAAATCCGATAGCACGGAAG GAATCGTGCTCAACTTCGTGAATGAG CAAAATAGGCCATTGAATTCCCAATGTGTTGCCGATTCACTACAAAAGTTTGATCTAAAGAAGGCTGCAGTACAAAAAGCATTGGATAGCCTTGCTGATAGCGGGAAAATATCATTCAAAGAATATGGCAAGCAGAAAATATACTTGGCTAGGCAAGATCAGTTCAACATTCCAAACAATGAAGAGCTCAATCAGATGAAAGAAGAGAATGCTAAATTGCAAGAACAACTCAATGAACAAAAGAAGGCTATTGCTGAGGTTGAAGGAG AGATTAAAGCGCTGCAATCAAACTTGACGCTGGAGGAGATACAtgccaaaaaaaacaaattgggAAATGAG GTCAAACAAATGGAGGATAAGTTGATTAAACTGAGGCAAGGAGTAACTCTGGTGAGTCCAGAAGAGCGGCAGATTGTTGAGAAGATATATATGGATGTGATAAATCAATGGAGAAGACGCAAGAGGATGTTTAAAGATATCTGGGATGCAATAACTGAAAACTCTCCCAAGAATCTAAAAGACTTCAAG gAGGAACTTGGGATTGAGTACGATGAAGATGTTGGCGTAAGTCTGCAGTCCTATGGTGAGCTAATGCAAAGTGGAAAGAAGCGAGCCAGATGCAAATGA